The Lates calcarifer isolate ASB-BC8 linkage group LG6, TLL_Latcal_v3, whole genome shotgun sequence genome includes a region encoding these proteins:
- the htr6 gene encoding 5-hydroxytryptamine receptor 6, whose translation MADSHLSGSVGSYNSSFPTTSAWNINGSGPWLLAFMLTVIILMTVCGNMLLIALVFAHRSLRCTSNCFLVSLFLSDLMVALVVMPPAMLNVLCGAWVLWPAFCPIWLCFDVMCCSASILNLCVISLDRYLFIISPLRYKQRMTPPRALLLVGAAWGLAALASFLPIEMKWHSLGLGSGHSSVPGVSSSNISSYSDTLYPASYFQLSPSGGLSFQCRLRVTLPFALVASVLTFFLPSSAICFTYCRILLAARRQAKRVAALSHPPNPHPSLGEPSRPPSPGIAAAQAQQDGDDCRYQEPPVSQNVPPSVNSERRLAHRQGRRALKASLTLGVLLGLFFSAWLPFFITNMAQAVCECVPLALFDAITWLGYCNSTMNPIIYPLFMRDFKRALGKLLPCCSSQSPRRPSPALSLSLRNSGEPNIASNPPSPLASDPTHPPATATDAVNLLDAEHAGIELPLLLPNQVDTLD comes from the exons ATGGCGGACTCTCACCTTTCTGGCTCTGTAGGAAGCTACAACAGCAGCTTTCCCACGACCAGTGCTTGGAACATCAACGGCAGTGGCCCGTGGTTGTTGGCCTTTATGCTGACTGTCATCATCCTCATGACAGTCTGTGGCAACATGTTGCTTATTGCGTTGGTGTTTGCCCACCGCTCTTTGCGTTGCACCTCAAACTGTTTCTTGGTGTCTTTGTTCCTGTCTGACCTAATGGTGGCATTAGTGGTAATGCCCCCCGCCATGCTCAACGTGCTGTGTGGGGCCTGGGTGCTGTGGCCTGCCTTTTGCCCAATTTGGCTTTGCTTTGACGTCATGTGCTGCAGCGCATCCATCCTCAACCTCTGTGTGATCAGCCTGGACCGTTACCTCTTCATTATCTCACCGCTGCGCTACAAGCAAAGGATGACCCCACCTCGGGCGTTACTCCTTGTGGGAGCTGCTTGGGGGTTGGCAGCACTGGCCTCCTTTCTGCCCATTGAGATGAAATGGCACAGCTTAGGCCTCGGGAGTGGACACTCATCCGTTCCTGGGGTCAGCAGTAGCAACATCAGTTCCTACTCTGACACGCTGTACCCAGCATCCTACTTTCAGCTGTCACCATCAGGAGGCCTTTCCTTCCAGTGCCGTCTGCGGGTCACCTTGCCCTTTGCTCTTGTGGCATCTGTACTCACCTTCTTTTTGCCCTCCAGTGCCATTTGCTTCACCTACTGCCGGATCCTTCTGGCGGCGCGAAGGCAGGCGAAGAGGGTTGCAGCACTAAGCCACCCACCAAATCCACATCCCTCTCTAGGAGAACCTTCCCGGCCCCCATCACCTGGTATTGCAGCAGCGCAAGCTCAGCAGGACGGAGACGACTGCAGGTACCAGGAGCCTCCTGTGTCACAAAATGTACCG CCGTCAGTTAACAGTGAGCGCCGTCTGGCTCACAGGCAGGGTCGGAGGGCACTGAAGGCTAGTCTGACACTGGGAGTTCTCCTGGGACTCTTCTTCAGTGCTTGGCTACCCTTTTTCATCACCAACATGGCTCAG GCAGTGTGCGAGTGTGTCCCCCTTGCCCTCTTCGACGCCATCACCTGGCTGGGCTACTGCAACAGTACAATGAACCCAATCATCTACCCACTGTTTATGAGAGACTTCAAACGAGCTTTGGGGAAGCTCTTGCCCTGCTGTTCTTCGCAGTCGCCCAGAAGACCCTCACCAGcgctttccctctctctgcgCAACTCAGGAGAGCCTAACATTGCCAGTAACCCCCCTTCTCCTCTGGCCTCTGATCCCACACACCCCCCTGCCACCGCCACTGATGCTGTCAACCTGCTTGATGCTGAGCATGCAGGGATTGAGCTGCCTCTGCTTCTGCCCAATCAGGTCGACACCCTGGATTGA
- the micos10 gene encoding MICOS complex subunit MIC10 → MFSMSEKELGKKWDRCLADGAIKLGTGLGLGIVFSVLFFKRHTWPISFGSGAGLGMAYANCQNDLRSHYLLHRSQKEQ, encoded by the exons ATGTTCAGTATGTCTGAGAAGGAGCTGGGGAAAAAGTGGGACCGATGCCTTGCAGACGGTGCTATTAAACTCG GCACTGGACTGGGGTTAGGAATcgtgttttctgttctgttctttaaAC GGCACACATGGCCGATTTCATTCGGCTCAGGAGCGGGACTTGGCATGGCATATGCCAACTGTCAGAATGACCTGAGGTCACATTATCTGCTGCACAGAAGTCAGAAG GAGCAGTAG
- the sike1 gene encoding suppressor of IKBKE 1, which produces MACTLEKVLGDARTLLERLKEHDTAAEGLIEQSGALSQRVQGMREVGNAFPEKHTEDSSEIQELTKYKPHVLLTQENTQIKELQQENKELWLSLEEHQYALELIMGRYRKQMLQLMMAKKELDTKPVLSLHEDHAKEVQSQVERICEMGQVMRRAVQVDDQHYCSVRERLAQLEIENKELRDLLAISKGSVKTAREETNQPATAAQEQSPQPGSNE; this is translated from the exons ATGGCCTGCACTTTAGAAAAAGTGTTGGGTGATGCTCGAACTCTTCTCGAGAGGCTGAAAGAGCACGACACGGCCGCCGAAGGACTGATAGAGCAGTCCGGGGCCCTCAGCCAGAGAGTGCAGGGCATGAGAGAGGTGGGGAATGCCTTTCCAGAAAAG CACACAGAAGACTCATCAGAGATTCAGGAGCTGACCAAATACAAGCCTCATGTCCTTCTGACTCAGGAAAATACTCAGATCAAGGAGCTACAGCAAGAGAATAAAG AACTATGGTTGTCTCTTGAAGAACATCAGTACGCGCTGGAGTTGATCATGGGTCGATACCGCAAGCAGATGCTTCAACTAATGATGGCGAAGAAGGAGCTGGACACCAAACCTGTGCTCAGCCTCCATGAGGACCATGCAAAA GAAGTGCAGAGCCAGGTGGAGCGGATATGCGAGATGGGGCAGGTAATGAGAAGAGCAGTGCAGGTGGATGATCAGCACTACTGCTCTGTTCGAGAGAGGCTCGCTCAGCTAGAG ATTGAGAACAAAGAGCTGCGAGACCTCCTGGCCATTAGCAAGGGCTCTGTGAAGACAGCAAGAGAAGAAACCAACCAgccagcaacagcagcacaagaaCAGTCCCCTCAACCAGGGTCCAACGAGTGA